TTGCCTGCAAAAAGATTCGGTAGTGTAAAGCATTTTACATAAAAAGAAAATGGACGCAGCAGTAGTTTCTCTTCTGTTTCAAATCCAGATGGAGGTTCGCGGTCCACTTCCAGTTTGATTTTAATATTTACAGCCGTTCCAATGCCTGCTTGTGGAATAATACTATCGAGTATCAACTCCTTCCATACCGTTTCTGATTTTAGAAAAGCGGAATCAATATTTGTTTGATTCGTTTTCTTCTTTTCTTTTATACTTACTTTCATACCGATGGCGCCAAATTCAGTAATGATACTCTCAAAATGTGGCTCAAAGGAAAAGTCAGGGTCTGCATGCAGTAATGAAAAATCGAGGTCTTCTGAGAACCTATCCAGTCCATGAAATATTCTCAATGCAGTTCCTCCGTAGAAAGCTGCCTTTTCAAAAAAGCCTGATCGTTGCAGGCCCGCCAATGCAACTTCCTGCATGATTTCACGCAATGCAGCTTTCGCCTGATCTGTATTTTGTGGCTTGTATTCCCCGATCCATTCTTTGATCATAAGTTGCTGATTGTTTTTACCAATATTTCAAGACTCTTCTTTTTGGGTGCATTGCTGATCCAGGAGCTAATTTCTTTTAGGTTGAGCGATAATAGCAGGTCTTCATCAATTCGCAGATCATCAATCAGAAAATTAGTTGCCTGTATGGTGCTTCTTAGAGAAATGCCTGGCGTCATAATAATCTTATCGCAAAGTGCTTTTTCGGGACTGGCTATTAAGACAACTTGCTTTGGACTTAGTGATACACTTTTTATTCCGAAGGAAAAGTAAGGGAGAGGTGCATTGAAGTAGCGAAACCTTCCTATTGTAGTTCGATAGATTTTACTTGCTTTGATTGTTACAGAATTTGTCTCAAACACTCTTTCAGGTATAAATCCCCAATATGAGAGGGCGGATTCCAAAGAAACATAACTTGGTCCCCAGAGATGATTAGCAATAAGAAAAGGTTCTGGTTGTTGAACTTTTGTTTGAGGGCCTGCAACATACAGCCCATTCTTCACAGTAATTAATTCACCTTTCTTCACAAGCTCATGAATTTTATCATTAGGACGCTTATATCCCTTTAGCAAATCGAGAATGATTTGCCTGTTCAGCGGTTCTTCAGCGTAATCTTGAATGGCATCCCTAAAATCCATCTTGTATGATTTCGGTACAAAAATCGGAAATTATCCGATTTTAGGCTGTGAAATTTACAAGAACTTGTAATATATTCCAATAAAAATCGGAAATTATCCGATTTAGCTGCCCTTTTTTGGCAGGTGTTTAGCTAATCTTACCTAATTGTGGGCATGGACAATCTCTATATTTTGAGGTATTATTATTTCCAGGTCAAATTTTTTGAGAGTACTCCTATCGAAGAAAGTTGGTTTGCCTGTCTCAAACATAAGGAAGGGTGTTGGATTCACATGCTCTCACTTTATACCGTGAACGATGGCCTTCTTATGTTATCAACCCGTAAATAAATTCAATGGAGAAGAAGTGAATACGCCAATCAATCGAATCAAAAAACATAAAAACCCTCCACCCCATTTTTTGGCAAACGTCAAAAAGAAAACCAAAATCCGAACTACAAAATCCTCCCTCCCTTTTCATCCCCTCCTTCTACAACTCTTTACCAGCCTTGCTTACAAGAAGATGTAAAAAACCAAGCAAAACAAATATGAATATATGGTAATACGAAAACGGCGGCTTTTCAATCTTTCTTTGCCCTCGAACCAATAGAATGAAAAACCACTTTTTCTTATCTAAACTATGTGTGCATGTTGAAGATTATTAGCTTGTCGGTTGCATTACTGGCATGGCCTGTAATAACAAATTTGAAAGAGCTCAAAACAGACCATCTTACCACCGACGTTAACTTTCAATATAAACCGACGTTAACCCTCGCAAAGAAAACGCCAACAGAACAACCGCCCATGGCTGATACCAACGCTTTGAAACAAAGCGGCTGGTTTTCCGAAGCGATCCGCATCCTCAAGCAACAGGAATATGAATTCAGGGAAACTCCTGAAAAAGAGGAATACACAACCTCCAATCGCAGGAACAATCTCTTCTTCACCTATTCAGAAAATGGATTCAAAGTTTCACCGCGTGAAAAAAATCCCGCCTGGCGTATAGCATTCAATCTCGATAAAAAACAAATAGGAAAAGGGGAATGGGAGATTGCTGGTAAACAGGCAACCTATCAAACAGAAAATATCGATGTGCAATACATCAATAATGAAGCTGGCATGCGCCAGAACTTCATCGTGAAAAAGCCAACGTCTCCGGGGGAAGATGAAAAGATCATTCTGCAAATCAAAACAGGTCTGACAATAAAACTGCAAACCGATCGCCTGCAATTCTCTTCAAACGGAGGTCTCGTGATGCAATATGATCAGCTGAAAGTGTGGGATGCAAACGGACAGCCTCTTGCAGCAAGCTTTGAAAAAAGCAATAAAGACTTTTGTATTCATGTACAGAGCAGCGATGCTGTGTATCCAATTATCATCGATCCTGTAAGTTCAACACCGGCTTCAATTTTGGAAGAAAACCAGGCCGGTGCTCAATTCGGAGTGGCTGTTGCCAGTGCAGGAGATGTGAATGGCGACGGCTACAGCGATGTGATCATCGGAGCAAAAAATTACGACAGAGGTCAGGTTAATGAAGGGGCTGTTTTTGCTTATTATGGTTCCGCTGCTGGTTTGAGCACTACTGCTTCTTATACTGTTGATCAGCATCATCCGGAAGGCGCTTTCGGCTCTTCTGTATCTACCGCCGGTGATGTGAATGGCGACGGGTATAGTGATGTGATTGTGGGTGCACCCAAATTTAAGATCCGTTTCGACGAGCAGGGAGTTGCTTTTTTATATCTTGGTTCACCCACTGGTCTTAACACTAATTTTAGTACATATATAGAGGGTAGCGATTATTATTCAAATTTAGGCACCTCCGTTTCCTGTGCAGGTGATGTAAACGGAGATGGTTATAGCGATGTGATTGTTGGTGTACGTGCACATTATTATCCGGTTATGAACAGAGGCGCAGCGATAGTCAGGTATGGATCACCAACAGGCTTAGCCGGGATCACGGTATTGACTGATTATATCGAAGGAGTTTCCCCTATGGTTAATAGTGAATTCGGATCATCAGTAGCAGGTGCGGGTGATGTGAATGGAGATGGATACAGTGATGTAATTGTTGGTGCTTTCAAAGGAGGCTCCTCCATTTCAACCAGTGGAGATGGAAGAGCTTACGTGTTTCATGGCTCTCCGACGGGAGTCAACAGGAACTGGTCATTTGTTGAAATAGGAAGCTATAGTACCGCACAGCGATTAGGAACTTCAGTAGCTTGTGCAGGCGACGTGAATGGTGATGGTTATAGCGATGTGATCATTGGCATTCCTTTTTACAATAATGGACTTGTAGTGGGTGCAGTGATGGTAAGGTATGGTTCCTCTGCTGGTATCAGTAGTGGTAATTTGATTATGGGAGTTCAGGCATCACAGCTCTTCGGAAATTCGCTTGCCGGTGCAGGCGATGTTAATGGCGATGGATTCAGCGACATCATTGTAGGTTCTCCTTTTTATGATAATGGTGAATTGAATGAAGGCAGGGCTGACATCTTCTATGGCTCTCCTGCCGGAATTAATGATACCAGGCATCCTGTAGGTGAAGGCAATCAGGCTTCCGCGGCCTATGGAGGCGCAGTTGCCAGTGCCGGTGATGTGAATGGCGATGGCTTTAGTGATGTAATTGTTGGTGCTTATAATTTTGATAACCCCGACGTGGATGAAGGCATCGTTTATGTATATCATGGATCGGCATCAGGTATTTCAGCCGGGCCCTCCAGCCTTAGAGAAAGTAATTCGGCCGATGCCAGAATGGGAGCTTCCATCGCCTATGCGGGCGATGTAAATGGCGATGGATACAGCGATGTTGTGGTGGGTGCTCCTAATTATAGCAACGGTGAATCTTTTGAAGGAGCCATCTATGTATATCATGGTTCTGCAACAGGTATTCCCTCCACTCCTTCTGCTTTTATCGAAATGAACAGAGGATTTACCACGCTTGGCTTTTCAGTGGCTGGTGCCGGTGATGTAAATGGTGATGGATATGCCGATATAATTGCCGGAGCGCCCAATTATTCAAACGGAGAAAATACGGAAGGAGCATGCTGGGTTTTCCTGGGCTCTCCTACCGGGATCAATACTACGCCGGCTTTTACTTTTGAAAGTAATCAGGTGGATGCTCAACTGGGAGTTTCAGTGGCCGGTGCAGGAGATGTAAATGGTGATGGTTATGGCGATGTGATAGTTGGAGCAAATAAATTCAGTCATGGTCAGGCAACTGAAGGCGTTGTTTTTGTTTTTCATGGTTCATCAACTGGTATCAATCCTGCAGTAGCTGCCATACTGGAAAGGGACCAGACAGGTTCCAGGTTTGGCGGAGCAGTATCAGGTGCCGGTGATGTAAATGGCGATGGATACAGTGATGTGATCGTAGGAGCAAATGTATTCAGTAACGGACAAGCAAATGAAGGTGCTGCGTTTGTGTATTATGGATCTGCCAGTGGATTGAATACAGCAACTTCAGTATTGCTGGAAGGCAATCTGGCTGCGGCTCGATTTGGCTTTTCCGTATGTGGCGCCGGCGATGTGAATGGCGATGG
This portion of the Pseudobacter ginsenosidimutans genome encodes:
- a CDS encoding type IV toxin-antitoxin system AbiEi family antitoxin domain-containing protein is translated as MDFRDAIQDYAEEPLNRQIILDLLKGYKRPNDKIHELVKKGELITVKNGLYVAGPQTKVQQPEPFLIANHLWGPSYVSLESALSYWGFIPERVFETNSVTIKASKIYRTTIGRFRYFNAPLPYFSFGIKSVSLSPKQVVLIASPEKALCDKIIMTPGISLRSTIQATNFLIDDLRIDEDLLLSLNLKEISSWISNAPKKKSLEILVKTISNL
- a CDS encoding nucleotidyl transferase AbiEii/AbiGii toxin family protein gives rise to the protein MIKEWIGEYKPQNTDQAKAALREIMQEVALAGLQRSGFFEKAAFYGGTALRIFHGLDRFSEDLDFSLLHADPDFSFEPHFESIITEFGAIGMKVSIKEKKKTNQTNIDSAFLKSETVWKELILDSIIPQAGIGTAVNIKIKLEVDREPPSGFETEEKLLLRPFSFYVKCFTLPNLFAGKLHALLFRKWGNRVKGRDWYDFEWYVKKGIPLNLQHFLLRAQDSGDWKEATITKSQVDQLINDRIDAVSMEAIKEDIRRFIPDDSVLDIWSPHYFHRLVDKLRFE
- a CDS encoding FG-GAP-like repeat-containing protein, whose product is MLKIISLSVALLAWPVITNLKELKTDHLTTDVNFQYKPTLTLAKKTPTEQPPMADTNALKQSGWFSEAIRILKQQEYEFRETPEKEEYTTSNRRNNLFFTYSENGFKVSPREKNPAWRIAFNLDKKQIGKGEWEIAGKQATYQTENIDVQYINNEAGMRQNFIVKKPTSPGEDEKIILQIKTGLTIKLQTDRLQFSSNGGLVMQYDQLKVWDANGQPLAASFEKSNKDFCIHVQSSDAVYPIIIDPVSSTPASILEENQAGAQFGVAVASAGDVNGDGYSDVIIGAKNYDRGQVNEGAVFAYYGSAAGLSTTASYTVDQHHPEGAFGSSVSTAGDVNGDGYSDVIVGAPKFKIRFDEQGVAFLYLGSPTGLNTNFSTYIEGSDYYSNLGTSVSCAGDVNGDGYSDVIVGVRAHYYPVMNRGAAIVRYGSPTGLAGITVLTDYIEGVSPMVNSEFGSSVAGAGDVNGDGYSDVIVGAFKGGSSISTSGDGRAYVFHGSPTGVNRNWSFVEIGSYSTAQRLGTSVACAGDVNGDGYSDVIIGIPFYNNGLVVGAVMVRYGSSAGISSGNLIMGVQASQLFGNSLAGAGDVNGDGFSDIIVGSPFYDNGELNEGRADIFYGSPAGINDTRHPVGEGNQASAAYGGAVASAGDVNGDGFSDVIVGAYNFDNPDVDEGIVYVYHGSASGISAGPSSLRESNSADARMGASIAYAGDVNGDGYSDVVVGAPNYSNGESFEGAIYVYHGSATGIPSTPSAFIEMNRGFTTLGFSVAGAGDVNGDGYADIIAGAPNYSNGENTEGACWVFLGSPTGINTTPAFTFESNQVDAQLGVSVAGAGDVNGDGYGDVIVGANKFSHGQATEGVVFVFHGSSTGINPAVAAILERDQTGSRFGGAVSGAGDVNGDGYSDVIVGANVFSNGQANEGAAFVYYGSASGLNTATSVLLEGNLAAARFGFSVCGAGDVNGDGFSDVFVGAIDFSNGHTQEGAVYVFHGSSSGINTTAAIRIERNMNLAQFGYSVGANDVNGDGYNDLLAGAIGYSNIEATEGAIYVYHGSPAGISNTMADRRESNVANAAMGFAISGAGDLNGDGYGDIVAGAPVYANGQSSEGAFYVFSGNNPGSGLNKMLSLFNSDLTTRIDKSNFGSGDFGVKIWGRSFLGRSKGKLVWETRSNGQAYSGAQITNSTQFTATQAAYSDLGVHGLEFSVLVNKLSAGPYTQVRARVKYDPVTALTGQMYGPWLYVPDLVAGKSMGALPVDLVSFKAEWIRKGQTAQVKFITDNESGICCYKIEKSIDGVQFAAIGKLPAKNSGTRIQYNFVDNNATAQKQFYRLKIISQDGTVEYSNLQWLQSNQVIEVTVFPNPTAGKLQLRLNSAYTSLRGQIMNASGQIVKQLNRLSAASQTIDIPVNDLSSGTYFLLLQSGEGQQVLQFVKQ